The following nucleotide sequence is from Halobacillus mangrovi.
TTGTACTGCCATTCCATTTACCCCCTTAGGTATATTTTCGTTTAAAATTTTTTATTTGTTAAGTGAAGTTGTATCTCCAGACCATTCACTCATGCCTGGAACGACGTTATAAACATTTTCAAAGCCTTTTTCTACAAGTTTTTGGGCTGCCATGTCGCTTCGGTTTCCTGTACGACACACAACATAAACTTTCTTAGAACGATCCAATTCATCAGCGCGATCATCTAATTCGCCTAGTGGAATGGACGTTGCTTCAGGAATGTGCTCAAATGCATATTCCGCAGATTCACGCACATCCAAAATTAGTGCATTTTCATCAGAACGAACATTTTGCAGTTCTTCATTATTTACAACTTTGTCATGTTTTGTTTCTTGAGAGTCTTCATCACTAGCTTTTCGTACATAGTGCTTCAGAACATCTCCTTCTTCAACTGTGCCAAGGTACTGGTGGCCAGCACTTTTAGCCCATGCAGCTAGATCTGCTTTAGAGCCTTTGTCTGTTGCAAGCACCTCAAGTACCTGACCTGCTTCAATATCTTTCATTGATTTCTTTGTTTTCACAATCGGCATCGGGCAAGCAAGGCCCTTAGCATCTAATGAAAGGTCTGTTTTAATATCCATTGATCAACATCCTCCTAATAACCCATGCGGGTATGATTGTTATTTGGTTGGTCCTTCCCAGCTCATCATTCCGCCTTCCATATTGGTGACGTCATATCCTTTTTCTTCTAAAAGTTGTGTGGCACGGCCACTGCGTCCGCCTGATCGGCAAACCATAATATATTCTTTAGATGAATCCAGTTCATTTGCGCGAGTTTCAATGGAACCAAGAGGAATATGCTTCGCTCCAGGAATCATCCCTTGAGCGACTTCGTCATCTTCACGCACATCTACAATGTTCAACTCTTCTTCTTGTTCCAAAAGGTTTTTTACTTCATTTGCAGTTAAAGTTTTCATGTTCCTTTACCTCCTATTAGATAAACAGGTTCACATTGCCGTCTTCAGCGTCTGCTAAATAAGCGGCTACACCAGCGTATTCAATTTCATCAAGCAATTCGTCTTTTTGAAGTCCAAGCAGGTCCATTGTCATTGTGCATGCCACAAGATTAATATCTTGTTCCTGCGCCATTTCGATAAGGTCAGGAAGCGGCATTGCATTATGCTTTTTCATGACGTCTTTGATCATTTTAGGACCGAATCCTGCAAAGTTCATTTTAGAGAGCCCCATTTTATCCGCACCGCGAGGCATCATCTTCCCGAACATTTTTTCCATAAACCCTTTTTTCGCAGTGATGGGTTCATCTTTTCTAAGAGCATTCAGCCCCCAGAACGTGTGAAAGATCGTTACTTCATGATCATACGCTGCTGCACCATTGGCAATGATATAAGCAGCCATCGCTTTATCATAATCTCCGCTGAATAAAATAATATTTGTCTTTTTTGTTTCCGACATGTAATCTCCTCCTTAATTTATATACATATACGGGCAAGGGTATATTGTTATTTAAAAAAATTTATCTGCTTTTGACAAGCAATTGCACGGCCTCGTTAATGGAGTCCTCTTTATCTTGTGAATCATCGGCCTCTTGAATGCACTCCACAAGATTGGAGCTCACGACAAGACCAATCGTACGATCAATCGCACTTCTGGAAGCAGACAGCTGTGTGATGACGTCTTTGCAATCTTTTCCTTCATCCATCATTTTCAAGACGCCTCGCAGTTGTCCTTCTAAACGCTTCACTCTATTTCTCATAGCGTCATTATATTCCATGGTATTGACCTCCTTTTGTGGAGTTTTTTAGGTCGCTGTTGACCAGCACATGAACAATCATATACCCCATAAGGTATAATGTCAACAGGTAAAACCAAAAAAATTTAGCATAAGGGGTTATACCTTTTGGAACCTTATGACTAAAGGGGTGAGACAGTGGAATTATGGATGGATACAATTAAAGTACTTGGAAGGATTGTTACGATTCTCCCGTTATTATTATTTATTGGATTATTTATGGGTAAAAGATCGATTGGTGAATTACCCGTATTCGATTTCCTGGTTGTCCTTGTCTTGGGATCTGTGGTTGGCGCAGATATTGCTGATCCGAACATCAATCATATTCATACGGTAATTGCTATGATTGCTATAGCATTTGTGCAAAAGTTCGTCATCTGGAGCAAGCTTAAGAATAGGAAAATCGGAAAGCTTCTCACTTTTGAGCCTACGATAGTGGTCTTTAAAGGTGAATTAATAGAAAGGAATTTACAGGACATCAATTATTCCATTGATAACATATTACAAATGTTACGAGAAAAAGAAGTTTTCCATATTCAAGATGTAGACATGGGGATTATTGAAGCCAATGGACGACTCTCTATTAAGTTAAGGTCTGGGAAAGAGCCAGTCACAAAAAAAGATATGAACATATATACAAGGGGTGGGGGGTATGAAGTTCCGGTGATCATGGATGGAGAGATTCAGACAGATATCTTATATAGAACGAATAAAGATGAAAAATGGCTTAAGCAACAATTAGATGAATATGGGGTATCAAATAGTAAGGATGTATTTTATGCGGCGATTTCCGATCAGGGAGAGTTTACATTGTTGAGAAAAGGGAAAGAGCAAGGGCCTCTTCCTCCTATACAGCATTAAGGAAGTCTTACCGGAAAAAGCAGGAGTGTACTTCAGAGGTAACCAACTCCTGTTTTTTAATTCAGCTAAACAATATATTCCTTAAGATAGTTACAAGTACCCCATGCCGCATTTATGGTTCAAATAAATTAGGAGTAAAGAAACCATTTGTAAGGTTAGTTTCAAAAAAAGACCTATAAAGAAGAAAATAATTCTAGCAAAACCAATATATAGTAGATAGTTAAACCTATATTTAAAGAGTTCATTAGGTCAAACAACAAGAGTGAGGAACGAAGAGGTGTAAAAGAATACGACTATAAACCCGAATGTGGAATCGATTCCTGTATCTTTAGAATTATTTTTCAGATATCATGTAACCGTTATATCAGTTTAGTATCGAGCGCTTACATTGTGGTTACTGTCTGCTTAAGGTGTCAAAAGTCCCTGGTTATTTGCGTTTATTAATTCCATTTGCTTCCTGTGAAACCATGTATTAGGTTTAAGTCGAAAGCTTTCATCCATAAAATTTTTAGGGAGTGTGAATGATGAAGAGAGGTAAAAAGTTATCTGTAGTACAAGGGGTAGCGTTATCGGCTATCATGCTAGTGGGAGGATTGGTTCAAACACCTGGAATCGCAAATGCAGCAGAGAAAAGTGAAACAGAAACTGCGGTTTGGTCTCGTGAAGACGCTCAGAATTATAATCTGAATAAAGAAAATACCGCACCTGATATCGACAACGTTGATCAAGTCGCTCCTGATTATTGGGTATGGGATACATGGCCGTTACGCAATCGTGATGGGTCGATCGCAACCGTAAACGGGTACAAAATTGTTTTTGCGTTAACTGCATCTAAAGAATATACATGGAGTGGCCGTCACGACGAAGCAAAAATTCGCTACTTCTACTCTAAAAACGGCAAAGATTGGGAGATGGGCGGTTTATCTTATGATCCAGACAAAGCATTAGGATCACGCCAATGGGCTGGTTCAGCGATGATGGAAGAGGACGGAAAGGTTCACTTATTCTATACAGCAAGTGGACGTAAAGGAGAAGAAAGCACGACGTTTGAACAGCGATTAGCTAAAACAACGTTTGACATTGATGTAGACAAGAAAGATAAGTCCGTTGAGCTAAGTAATCATGGCGAGCACATGATCCTTGCTGAAGCTGATGGAGAGTACTATGAAACACAAGATCAAAAGACAGGGGATATCATTTATTCCTTCCGTGATC
It contains:
- a CDS encoding sulfurtransferase TusA family protein, with product MDIKTDLSLDAKGLACPMPIVKTKKSMKDIEAGQVLEVLATDKGSKADLAAWAKSAGHQYLGTVEEGDVLKHYVRKASDEDSQETKHDKVVNNEELQNVRSDENALILDVRESAEYAFEHIPEATSIPLGELDDRADELDRSKKVYVVCRTGNRSDMAAQKLVEKGFENVYNVVPGMSEWSGDTTSLNK
- a CDS encoding rhodanese-like domain-containing protein, which produces MKTLTANEVKNLLEQEEELNIVDVREDDEVAQGMIPGAKHIPLGSIETRANELDSSKEYIMVCRSGGRSGRATQLLEEKGYDVTNMEGGMMSWEGPTK
- a CDS encoding DsrE/DsrF/DrsH-like family protein — encoded protein: MSETKKTNIILFSGDYDKAMAAYIIANGAAAYDHEVTIFHTFWGLNALRKDEPITAKKGFMEKMFGKMMPRGADKMGLSKMNFAGFGPKMIKDVMKKHNAMPLPDLIEMAQEQDINLVACTMTMDLLGLQKDELLDEIEYAGVAAYLADAEDGNVNLFI
- a CDS encoding metal-sensitive transcriptional regulator: MEYNDAMRNRVKRLEGQLRGVLKMMDEGKDCKDVITQLSASRSAIDRTIGLVVSSNLVECIQEADDSQDKEDSINEAVQLLVKSR
- a CDS encoding DUF421 domain-containing protein, coding for MELWMDTIKVLGRIVTILPLLLFIGLFMGKRSIGELPVFDFLVVLVLGSVVGADIADPNINHIHTVIAMIAIAFVQKFVIWSKLKNRKIGKLLTFEPTIVVFKGELIERNLQDINYSIDNILQMLREKEVFHIQDVDMGIIEANGRLSIKLRSGKEPVTKKDMNIYTRGGGYEVPVIMDGEIQTDILYRTNKDEKWLKQQLDEYGVSNSKDVFYAAISDQGEFTLLRKGKEQGPLPPIQH
- a CDS encoding glycoside hydrolase family 68 protein; this translates as MKRGKKLSVVQGVALSAIMLVGGLVQTPGIANAAEKSETETAVWSREDAQNYNLNKENTAPDIDNVDQVAPDYWVWDTWPLRNRDGSIATVNGYKIVFALTASKEYTWSGRHDEAKIRYFYSKNGKDWEMGGLSYDPDKALGSRQWAGSAMMEEDGKVHLFYTASGRKGEESTTFEQRLAKTTFDIDVDKKDKSVELSNHGEHMILAEADGEYYETQDQKTGDIIYSFRDPWFFKDPKTKKEYIIFEGNSAGYEKTLDPENIGSEEFRKDHEVPAGAEDYNGNVGIASAENEDLTEFELLPPLLEADGVNQQLERPHVLVKGGQYYLFTISHQFTFAPGLNGPDGLYGFVNDSLRGDYQPLNDNGLVVANPEDDPFMTYSHAVMPNGTVISFVNEYIDENGNKQLGGTFAPTIKLSINGDETKVNGTLKPGQIIPSH